The following proteins are encoded in a genomic region of Triticum dicoccoides isolate Atlit2015 ecotype Zavitan chromosome 1B, WEW_v2.0, whole genome shotgun sequence:
- the LOC119299343 gene encoding uncharacterized protein LOC119299343 → MLQALKLPPAIYHHKTYPANESRVTVTFDSSLQLIDGLLVPTSISGVISKNCDEAEDSAAMAAIRFMEDVCGKEIRDYHYIHVKRLENKVTHLVRLLNAANKTIKKAHRRWYYAARYMSSYSTQIQNTAAARHIRGRDNTKRAMKTALPSTGKLAKRLRYIGMKSEQCL, encoded by the coding sequence ATGCTGCAAGCTCTCAAGTTGccccctgcgatttatcatcacaaAACATATCCAGCCAATGAGTCTCGTGTGACGGTTACTTTTGATTCATCATTACAATTGATCGATGGTTTGCTTGTCCCAACCTCAATTTCTGGTGTGATCTCAAAGAACTGCGATGAAGCGGAAGACAGTGCTGCTATGGCAGCCATTAGGTTTATGGAGGATGTATGTGGCAAGGAAATCAGGGACTATCACTACATCCATGTTAAAAGGCTGGAAAATAAAGTCACGCACCTGGTGAGGTTGCTGAATGCAGCAAACAAGACAATAAAGAAGGCACACAGAAGATGGTACTATGCTGCCAGATACATGAGCTCGTATTCTACCCAGATACAGAATACAGCAGCTGCTCGACACATAAGAGGGCGCGACAACACCAAAAGGGCTATGAAGACAGCGCTCCCAAGCACAGGAAAGTTAGCAAAAAGGCTACGTTATATTGGCATGAAATCGGAGCAGTGCCTATAG